In Spea bombifrons isolate aSpeBom1 chromosome 5, aSpeBom1.2.pri, whole genome shotgun sequence, the sequence ATCGTAGTAAATGCAGTGTCCTTCATGCCAGTTATATAGTCAGTTTCATGCTAATGACGTGTTCTGCTTGGAAAGATGTTAACTGTATTCTACAAGTATCTGTTCTCATGATACAAACAAATACATGTAAGTTGAAAGGTCCCTAGACTAGCCGTAAATGATTTTTATATACAGAAAACCTCTATCATTATATGATTAAATAAGGAAAAAGTACATCTATTTTATAGCATTGAGCAGTATCCACCACAAGCTCCTCGGCCAACTTCTTCGTTGGACAGTTTAACGCCTCTGCTGTGCGATTCGCTTTCCCACAGTCCTGGAGTCTGTATAATCTTTTCAACGAGTTCCTCAAAGGCGCACTGGACGCCGTCTCGTGTCTTTGCACTCGCCTCTGCAATAAGAAACCACCCCATAAATAAATTAGCCGGTAGCAACCAAATAATTCCAGTGATGGTCTGCatcataatggaaaaaatatagaattgtGGGACTCAAATGCTAAAAACACTGCATATATACACATGAAACACATCCCATTAACACATACCAGAAAGCTTGGTTAGATTTGTCTCAATTCTTGGTGTAGGCAACACAGAAATGATACAAATGTGTGGACCCGATTGGTATGAAGAGACTGATGCCGGTAGGAAAACTGCCTTTTCTAGGTTTcgtgtaaaattatatatgagaagaaaaaaagcagcaTTCAAACTCAGTAGAGATTACCCGGCAATGTGTTTGCACATTGTGGATTAAACTTGTGGATAGAGGATCATATATGAGCGCCTCATTCCTTTCCACACATACGGTACACCATACAATGCCCCAGACAACTAAGCACCATTTTGCTATAGATGGTCTATGGTAATCGTTCGGGATGGTGGAACCACTAAATTAAAAGTTGCCGTCAGCAACGTTAAGAAACTTATTGTCTATACAAAGGTTCCTCATTTTAACTTACAGCCATTAACCAATATTAAGAACATTACAAGACCGGAAAGAATAAAAGATGAAGCCCATAGAAAATGCatccaacacacaaaaaaaaaaaaaaaaaaaaaaactctgcttCAGCCAGAACAACTTAAGGGCAAAACACAGATTTGGGAGGAAATGATTATAGGTCTGGAGCAGGTGAAGCTACAATGtgtcaaaactattttttacacAGATAAAGGTCTCTGAAAAAACTGCTAATAGCATTTACTAGATAAGCATTAAAAGTCAAGAACAATGAATACCATATTGCTTCCTTCTTCATATGTGGCAGGAGAAAGTTAAAGCCTTACCGGGTCACATCGTGGCTTCAAAAGTTTgtaacagaaaagaaaatatgttttgaataaaaaaataaaaaaaaaatacaaagcttCGGCTGTGCGTAGATTGGAACCCCCgggagaaacacattttaacttATTGGAAACAATATTTGAAAGAGAAATTGGAGTGAAATCGCACTACACATAAGTGAAACATTTCAGTTTACCTATGAATAGCATAGAATGCTTTCTGGCAAACTTCAGGCCTTCATTTCGGTCGACTTCTcgattttccttaaaaaaaaaaatatatatttaactggaTCCTCAAAGATTTACGTATTTCCTTACAATTTCCCTGAAACAGTACATATATCACGGGTCgcgtgggggttttttttgttgttgtttttagtgTCATTGAATATCTAAGTCTCATTATGCACTGTAAAGATAATTCATCGTGGATGTGAACTACAATCATTAATTCCAGTActagttttattaaattgtcaaataaacaaaatcttAGCTGACCTctcaattaaaatataaatacagtaaataacatGCCTCTGTGTGAAAGCCATACTTTATGCGACATATTTAAGATGCCTCTCACCTTGTCTATCTTGTTTCCAACCAGCATCTTCACAATGTCATTCCTTGTGCAATAGGTCTCCAGCTCATTTAACCAGTTGTCTAATTTTACAAAAGTATCTCGTCGCGTGACATCgtaaactgaaaaacaaaagccTATGGTTACAGAAAACTGTTTTCATAGCACAGCAACCTATATTGATTTCATTGTGATCATTGTCCTGTACCCATAAGCTAGGTACTATGCACTTTATAGTCACTACACTGGAGAATCGGATATTAAACCGGTTAGGAGCCACATCACCCAGAACAGCTAAAGTATATAATTTACTGCCAATATATTGCTAAAAGTATCAAAAACACTTTGGGTTTATCCATGCATTCGAGTTCAGAATGTGTGTTTGAGATAACTTTGAACCTAATTTGCCttcttaatattgttttttctagCATGCATGCTTTTGGTCAATTAGTTATGTTGATTATACTTATTGATCAAACAATTAACAAATTGTTActaaaatattagtaaatatttctgataaaaagtagaaaataatatttaattaaaaaaataagaactattaaaaaaacaaaatagcattTAATGCAAAagttgttaattttttttttttttacatgtgatattcatgggggggggctttgaaaaacaaataattctcTTACCCAATATAACGCCTTGTGCACCTCTGTAATAGCTGGGAGTTAGAGTTCGGAAACGCTCCTGTCCAGCAGTGTCCTGTACAGCAACAGAAAAATACAGTTAGAGTTCCTCAAAAAGTGTTATAACCAAATTCTTAATTAATAAGCAGAAAATGGAGCTTCACAAAGTACTTGAGCGCCACCTACTGGACGGCACAAACTTCTCAGCTTTGCTATgagacttaaaaaaaacaaaaaaaaaaaacatccaaaacaTTATGCAAGTACTATTAACCAAgttacatgcaaaaaaaaataaaattaggcaATCCAACCAATGGTATTTGGGTCAAACAGTGTATTAAGCAAGAGGAAGTCACAGATGTCACAATTAAAGCTAGACGTACAACAGGGTTGGGATATATTCAAGAACTAATCCGACAATCAAAACAAACCTAAGAACTCTCTGTCCAACCTAAAGAAGCGCATCAGCTTCTCTTGGAGCAAGACTATATACCTACAGGTGAAATGTCAAAGTGTAACCTGCCAGGACTATTCTACAGGCACCTACCTGGCCAAGgaactttactgagatggtggcaGATAACTGGAACGGATTCCCAGGGGAAGCGATAGAcgttaacacagtaagggaatttaagcatgcatgggataggcatatggctcctgaatctaagatgaaaccaacgaccgattaaggtcggagtctttacatcagacggccaaatgggtcttatctgctgtcaatgTAGGTCTGTGGTTCTCATGCTGTAATCAAGGGCTATGGTCAGCAAAGGAGCAGAGGAATAACGCAcactagaataataataataaacacccAAATACCCACAGCGCTACACCGAGGCCGGTTTACACAAGTCCCTTTTTGTCTTTCAGGCATTGAGCGGTCTCTAAAAAGTGTATAAAACCTGGTCCTTCTGTCTTCAGTTGTTCTCATGCAGCCAAGGTATCTATGGCTCAGATCCTTGGCACAGAAAAGGTGCTCTTTACTGGGGGGCTCTCTTCTGGCTGGTAAGAGAAGTGCCTTCTTGCATACAATTTGTCTGAGTTGTCACGCACTACACTAAAGGGACAGTCTGCAGCAAAGTTGGGTTGTCCATTCTTAAAGAAACAAGAAAACtgcatttatttgaaaaagcaTCAATCTGCAAGTAAAGGACAGAGTGCTTTTTTGGACCCAGCCGGCTCCTGTACGGTTGGAGACTGGCCTATGCAGTTAATATCAGGGACCAGATAGCAGACAGAGGTGAGCAACAAGTTTTGAAGCTATACTCTTGAGGAAATTATTCTGCAAACCTTCCTTTTAAGATGAGGTTTGCTCAATTGTTTTCTTGAGTGTAGAAATATTTAATGCCACTTGAATAGTGAAGTCAGTAAGTTGAACCTGCAACGCCCGGGGAACCCAGCTGATACTTATGAATTATTCACTCTATGTACTCATTAAACACTGGCAGTGATTtattaacaatatatacactttgcttttttaattgttttatttttaccaaaaaaaaaaatggaaaaatacatgGCAGgtattaaatgtaacaaaaaaggtaacaaattaataaaagctgtccctaaaataaacagaaatgatGCTCTGCACACATATTaatcacaaaatgtaaaattaaatatgatgAGATAATATTACCTGTACATCATTAGTGCTACGATTTAATCTTATTGACTAAATGTCTAATTTATTATGGACATtccattttatatgtaaaaaaggGTAACATTTGGTTAAGGTTACACGCCCAAATTATGTCTTCACTATCACAAGGATGGACAAATATTTACCGAACACTGAGATGGGCAGCATGTAGGACTTCAGCTGCTGTTAAATAGCAACTACAGACATTTGGCTGAAGGGCAATTACAGTAAAGCCACAAGCGCACTAATGGCAATTATTACCGTGAACAAAAACCTTCTCCACGTCACATACAAAGAGGCAAATTTTGCACCACgactcactgtttagtgaacAGAGCCTAAGGTGAGAAGTAGGCTTAGCTACTAATTACAGCTCCAAACAACTCCTGTGATACACGGTAGTAACTCAAAGAAAAAGGTTTGTCTGGCTGAGtatcatgggagttgtatttTCATAAAACATGGAAAGCTACTTGTTGGGTTTCCCTGCTCTTTGGAATATTTAATCAGGCTAACCTTGTAGCCTGAATCCAGGTTTATGTCACAAGCAGCCAGTTACAAATTGGATGCTGGGTAGCACAATACAGACACCCCAGATTATATTCTACTATCAAATTACGATATTtggaaacacttttttttatacttaccCATATAGCAAGTTTTGCTTTATTGCCATCAACAGAGATGGTTTTCACCTTGAAGTCAACACCTacggagagagaaaaaaagggatTCAAATCTATAAAACTCCTGCCCCGCAAATGTTTCTTCATTATTATAtgcaccattttttattattattattattatgggtgGGATGCTCTCAGTCTCATAAGGTTAGATACATTAACGGTTTATATGTTCTCCGTGACTATGATCTCTAGGAATTGGAGTTCTTAAGAGATTAGGTTACGTTAAAAAGTACATGATGTTCCGACTCACAACGTGTATCCCGTGTCTTCAGAACACATGTGGTTCGGTACATGTTGACTTTGGTGACTGACGTGGTTGTTGACAAATGGAGTCTATTATATTGCGATTATTCTTCTACCCTCCAAAGGTTATTTATTATCTGATGTGTCATATTGCATAATGCATcagctgtgacaaaaaatagcattttagtACTTGTTActaaaagggattttttttctcggAAACCAGCATGTGCTCCTTCTGTAATGAGCCTTACAGAATTCTGGAGGCAATTAAACCTTTTACAGAGAAACTGTCACAACAGAGACAAAACCTTAACttattccagcatggaaagccTTCTATCGCTCGAGTTGTTTTCGAGTAACTTTCCACTTTTACGATATTCAAGCATTTTTCTGCTCTGACACCTAACTAAAGGCAAAGCAGGGAATGTCACGCAAATCTGCCTTCAGCTCCCATGATGTGCCAGAGAAGACCGTGTGCCCCGCAGGTGAGAAGTTGGGACATGTTTCTTGGACTCCGTATCATCCTGTGCGCGATCGTTTGATAATAACTTGAGAGGAACTGCGCAAATGTATCGGATGGGCGAGGGAGCAACTTAAAAACAGGTACCGTAGCACGACAGCAACTACAGAGCACACCGGAAAATAACCGCAGAAGAGTTATTTGCTTAAGAGTTAAGCAAAAAGGAAGAAACATATGACTAATGTACTGTAAATAGGTATTAAAAATGGGCATCATCTGGGGCATGAGTCACCCTTTAACAAGCAAGTCTGGTATTGTTATACTGCATCCATACGCAACAATCAAGTTAGAAGCCatctcctctcctcctcctgtGCTTTGACAAGCGTTTTGGCACCATTGGGATTACTATGTGCGAGGTCACCCACTATTCACTAAAATAGAACACAATCTCCATACTAACAAGATAGCTTTTTATACAAACCAGCCTCCGACATGAGCTAAAATTGTAATACATAATATCAAAAATGCATTTGCAATAAAAGGATCACAAGAACTCACCAATTGTAGCTGCAAGTTCTGGGTCAAACGTATCATCTGTGAACCTTAGCAGAAGgctgaaaaatatttacagaaggggttaagaaaaaaGGCGAGTGaacatatttttagaaaaatccAGCAAAGGTCTTCTGCTCCCAGTGCCTTCTGCCCTAGCACCTGGATTCTGGATAGAACCCAACTATGGCCTGTCTGTAGTAAGGTAACCTTCTGAATGAACTAGAATGTCAGAACACAGAACAGAGAGGGGCCAAACAGCTCATCAGGCCGTTTAACCGTATAACTGAGTTTAACAAAATTTTAacagttatttaataaaaggaacAGACAAGTAaggatatttatataaaaaatatcttacAATTACTACTCTCCAACTAAGAACGAAAGCCAGCTTGGTATttttagaaagaagaaaaaaatacatattttcaagATGTCACTGAAGCATAAAATCATACGCTATTGACAAACGACAATA encodes:
- the RAB18 gene encoding ras-related protein Rab-18, with product MEEDILTTLKILIIGESGVGKSSLLLRFTDDTFDPELAATIGVDFKVKTISVDGNKAKLAIWDTAGQERFRTLTPSYYRGAQGVILVYDVTRRDTFVKLDNWLNELETYCTRNDIVKMLVGNKIDKENREVDRNEGLKFARKHSMLFIEASAKTRDGVQCAFEELVEKIIQTPGLWESESHSRGVKLSNEEVGRGACGGYCSML